Proteins encoded in a region of the Nicotiana tomentosiformis chromosome 9, ASM39032v3, whole genome shotgun sequence genome:
- the LOC138898811 gene encoding uncharacterized protein produces the protein MVGEKVLLKVSPMKGVMRFGKKGKLSLRLIGLFNVLERVGEVAYRLALPPIFSGVHPVLYVSMLRKYYEDPSHVLDFSSVKLDKDLTYDEEPVAILDWQVRKLRLKDIASVKV, from the coding sequence atggtgggtgagaaggttctactcaaagtttcgcctatgaagggcgtgatgaggttcgggaagaagggcaagttgagccttcggTTGATTGGTCTATTCAATGtcttggagagagttggtgaAGTGGCCTACAGGCTTGCTTTGCCACCCATCTtttcgggagttcatccggtattgtatgtttctatgcttcgaaagtacTATGAGGATCcatcacatgtgttggatttcagctcggtgaagttggacaaggatttgacataTGATGAGGAGCCCGTGgctattttggattggcaggttcgaaagctgagattGAAAGATATTGCATCGGTGAAGGTTTAG